The Ascochyta rabiei chromosome 3, complete sequence genome segment CAGCTGACCTACTCTTGCGTTTGCGACAACGGCGTTGCTCCCAACATCACCCAATACTCGCAGACCCTTCCCTTCTACATCTGCCAGGAGTGGGGTAATCAGTGTGTAACCAACTGCAACGGCGACAACACCTGTGCCAACAGCTGCCGCGCTGACCACCCCTGCGGTGCTCAGTCTCCCTTCCTGGGCAACTCGACCACTTCGAGCACCATGTCGTCTACATCTGCCCCCACCGGGTCTGCTGCTACAAACACCATCCCTGTTACTGGTTTTGGAGGTGGCGGCGCCACCTCTACCGCTAGCGGCGGATCGAccggtgctgctgctgccaccTTCGTCCCTGGTGCAGCCACCAGCATGGCTGTCCTCTTCGGCAGCGTATTCCTTGGCTTCGCCGTCCTCCTCTAGGCCTTGGACTATCCACATTGTCTCATCTTAACTGTTTGATAGCATCATCTCTCTTCTAGATCTCTTCCATGCATAGCGTTCAGGATTACATTACAGTCAtttcaccaccaccacacagATACCCACAGGGACTTGCCGCTCATTTGAAAGCATCTGGGAGTTTTAATTAGCAAGGCGCATTATTTAGGGTGCGATTAATATTGGCAAAAGTAGCCTTCGCACCATCGTCATCGTCACCATGTAGCCCGGAGTTTTTTTAGTTCAACAAGATCAGCGTGGAGTTTTGGCGACTACCAAAACTTATCTGCCAACCCAATCCAACCCTTCCTCTGTCGAAGTGACGTTTGCGTGATGCATTGCCCTTGCTTTTCCTGGCCTTTGGGATGGAGACAGATGTCGTAGTATCACCATGGCTGTTGCCGAACAAGTCAAGCGTACAACGGGTGGCAGACTCAATCGCGTGTCACAAGGGAGAGTACACATGAGTACAAGCACAAGGCAACGAACAGCGACCATCAGCACCAACCCATGACTGCGCCGTGTCTTTGTTTAAAAAAAAACCCAGTGCATTCCAATCTAGTCTTTTGTATATCATTTCAATACCCCCAAAAAATCAAAATTGTAGCTCTTCACACTCATAACTCATAGAACCCCCCACTACCGCCAATTCCTCATGCCAGGCCCATGTCTCTCCGCCCATCCAGCCCAGTACTTATCCAGCCTCTCCCGGGCATTGACGTAGACGGGACAGTTGGGCAGTGATGACCCAGTGGTGTCGGATAGCTTGCACGTGGCCCAGTCCCTGTCAGCAGGGCCTTCGGGAATAGCGATGCAATATGTAGGCGGCGCAACGGAAGAGCCGGCTTGCCATCCGTTGCTGGTGTGTCTAGAGTGAGGAGGCGTTGGGAGGTATTGCGctgcaggagcaggagcagagGCGTGGTGTGTAGGTCTTCCTGCAGCAGCACGGTGCTTCCTTGTGGGTGGCATCTCGAACCCGCCGTCTTGGCTCAGCAGGTCGGCTATGGTGTAGCCTCCCATGCCTGAACTTGATTCGGAGCGAGGTTGAGTAGGCCAGCGCTGGACATTGGTTGGGTTGGGGCCTACAGTTGAAGACTCAGACAACAGTGAGTCAACAGAAGACGCCCGCAAGGCGCCCGTTAGCGGCTCCATCTCTGGAACAGATGCAGCGACCTGCTTTGGCTTGAGCTGGGGTGTTGATGGGAGATTGTAGTGCTGTGATAGTGGGAAACGCAACAGTTCGAGCGGACTGATCTCGTATGGACGGCCAGTGATCTGCGACAGGTCGTCCACATTGATGGTCGCGGTGCTAGCAAACCTCAGATGCGGAGCGGCAGGTACCGGGATTTTTGAAGCATCAACGGGTTTGGAGACCGAGGTGCAACGAACAGGAGGAGGTGGTGCTCGTCGCTCAAACTGAGGGGCGCCGTCGTAGATCACGATACCAGGCCTCGATGCCCGAGTTCTTCTCGAGAATGAAGTTTCTAGGTACCGTGGAACTTGTGTACTGGGACTGAGAGTTTCGGTATCCTCCTCATCAATCTCATCCTGAGCTGGCGACTTTCCTcgtttctttctttctttgcTGGACTTTGACCGCCACGACGGGACCGAGAAGTAAGAGTCCTTGGAAGTCTTTGACAGTGACTCTGTCGATGATCTTGCTGATAGCTTTACTGGCGGTTTTGCTGATAGTCTTGCCGGCGAAGGGGATGTATCTGTCAGACGTCGGGTGGCTTTACAGATGGCACACTTTGTAACAGTGCACTTCGTTAAGTGACGTTGCCATCGCACAGAGTTCCTCCAATCGCTCCCACCGGCCGGGTACAGCGTGAAGAAATGGTCGATCACACGCTGGGGTACTGGCTCGCTGTGAGGCCCCGACACTGCGGTACCCACATCCTGTGCTGTCTGCTTAGGCTCTCGCTTTACATCTTGACTCTCGAACATTGAGTCACGATGCCAGAAGGATCCCCGCCTGAGACGTTCAAGACGTTGTGCCTGCTTTTCGAGCCATTGCGGAACGATGTCCCTCATTCGTGATGGCTCGTCCGGGGAAGAGTCTTGCGTGACAGTCGCAGTAGCCGGGCCCTTGACACTACTCGATGCTGACTGTGTGGCATCTCGATGGGTTTGAGAACTCGATGAGCTGCCCACGGTTTGTTGAGAGACTTTTCTTCGCTTCATATTCGCCGGTCGGAGAGAGCGGAGCCGTTTCCTTACTCGTGGTAGGGACATAATGCAATCGCATGAGATTGGATGAGGGCAATTTATGTGAAGGGCGTTGAGAGAGAGAGTCGAAGTTGAACTCAACACTGAGACAGATTCAGAGAGGCTCATGATCAGAATCTAGTGGATTTTGAGCCTGTGCAGGGAAACATGGATAGTTAAGTAACATGGATCAACATCGTGGCCAGTCAGGAGGAGATATGTATACCGATCTCAGCCCAATTTTGGAGCTCGCACGTCCGGACATCTGCACGTTCGCACGTCATGGTCGGCGTTTTAGAAGTCTACCTGGTAACAACTCGAACATCAAAGAAAACCGGGATCACCTTTCGCAGGCTTGGAGGTGCTTCGGGCAGTCTAAGTAAGTCTCTTGAAGACGATTTGGAGTCAATGATGTCAAATCGACTGGATAACACTGCTCTAAAGATGTGGTAGGATGGTCAGTGCTTCTACAAAGAGGAACGAAAGAAAACAAATATGACCGATATGAGCTCAGTAGAAGCTTCTTTGGGGCATTGTATCCATGGGAGAGACGAGGGGTAACTGAAGGTTGCCAGTGCAACTGACGCGTAAGAACCAAAATATGATGTGACGTGGTCGCAGGCATCATCGTCGCAGCGAGAGGGCATGACACGTTGGGCTATGAAGAAATGAGGTTGTGAACCACTGGTGAACAGCTCATTGGCTGTGAGGTGGGTCCGTCGGTCGAAATAGGCATCCCAATTCTGGGTGTACTTTGGATAGCTTCTGCATCAATTCACCGAAGTAAACCGAAGATTCCAGCAGTCCACAGCCAGCCAGAAGGTGTGCGGTGGGGTAGCAAGGCCATGATGCGGAGAAGAACGTTGGTGGTCTCGAAGGATGCAGGAGTCTAGTGCAGCGGCTCTTGCCGCGCTCGGAACGCAACCGATTCGACAGCAAGCTGGGTCTTATGTCATCAGCCAAACATCGCAAACATGCGCTGCTCACCATGACACCACCACTTCGAAGTCTCGATCCTACCGAACGAAACCCCACCCTGATGCCACGGGCACCCTGAAATCGTGATGCCTCCTCGATTGCTGCTTGGAGTACCGCAAGCTCTGTCCTCGCGATCTGCGGTAGTTGTGCGAGCGCGCCTCAATCGGAGGTTTGCCTCGAGCTCCGCAAATGCGCCAGAAGTCTACGATGTGGTTTGTGTAGGCGGTGGTCCGGCAGGGTTGAGCTTGTTGGCGGGACTGAAGTCATCGCCTGTCACGAGGGGACTGAAAGTTGCTCTCATTGAAGGGCAAGATGTTCAGAAAAGCCGGTTGTCGAAAGATGCAAGCCTCGAAAGCTTCTCGAACAGATGTAGCTCCCTGACACCAGCGTCTGTGAAGAACCTGCAAGGTGCGCGATAAGAATGGGAGAGAAATGATAGGAATAGTCTGACGTGTACATAGAGATTGGAGCATGGCCGCATGTGAACACAACTCGAGTGCAGCCCTACCAGGAGATGCAGGTGTGGGATGGCGTAACGGACGCACGCATATCCTTCGACTGGGATACAGCGCGCCCACTCTTTTCTCCTCGAAATCCCGCGCAACCGACTACAATCGCATACATGATCGAGAACACCAACACCGTCACGATGCTGCTGAACCGATTGGAAGAACTCGGGGGCGTCGACATGTTCGCTTCCACTAAAGTGAGCTCGATTGAGCTGGGCACCGACATGGAGCAGATGGACTTCGCATCGTGGCCCATTCTTACACTATCGAATGGCAAATCACTGGCAGCTAGGCTACTTGTAGGCGCAGATGGTGCAAACAGCCCCGTTCGGACCTTTGCCGGCATTGAATCTCGGGGTTTCGACTACAACCGCTTTGGTGTAGTAGCTAGCTTGACCATTGAAGGCCAGGGTTGGGGTGGACCGGATCACAAGATCGCATATCAGCGTTTTCTGCCTTCAGGACCCTTGGCATTGCTACCTCTACCAGGGAATAAGTCCACCCTTGTGTGGAGCACAACACCAGAGCGCGCTGCTAGGCTCAAGGCACTGTCACCAGAAGACTTTGTTGCTATGGTCAATGCAGGCTTCAGGCTGTCGCCGACTGACCTCGAGTACTTGCACACTCTCGAATCGGGACAAGCAGAAGAGGTGGCATGGCGAGAGAAGCATACACCTGTCAACGAACGAGGGATACCGATGCGCGTCACCAACGTCGAAGCAGGCACCGTTGCTGGCTTCCCTCTCCGCATGCGCCATGCCGACACGTACACCGGCGAGCGAGTTGCGCTTGTTGGCGACGCAGCGCACACCATTCATCCGCTCGCAGGGCAAGGTCTGAACCAGGGTCAGGGCGACGCAGCAGCTCTGGCACGGACAATCTCGCGCGCGGTACGGACCGGTCAAGATATTGGCTCGACGTTGGCATTGGAGAGCTACAACAGCGAGCGGTATGCAGAGAACAACGCCATGCTGGGCGTATGCGACAAGCTCCACCGCCTATACAGCGTTGAGTCAGGGCCGATCGTAGGACTGCGAAGTTTGGGGCTGAGGGCAGTGGATGCCATGGGGCCGCTGAAGAGCTTTTTCATGAGCAGAGCCGCGGGAGGCTCGTAATTTCCTGTACTTTAGAACTTGTACATCTCAACCTGTATACATAGTAGCTGATGAAGGGAACAATGGAATGATCTCAATGCCATCAAATTGCGCCATCGGAACGAATCCGCACCCACCCTGCATCCGCCCCACTGTTTGTTGCTCCACGTCATTGACCGACAACCATCTGACTTTGTCTTGCACGACACCAAGATGGCAGATCATCAGAAAGAGATAGAAGAATTCGGTAGCAACGACGACTTTTGGCTCTTCGGCTATGGGTATGCGCAGTCTACCTGTACAGTTGTAGCGAGCTCTAACAACGTGCAGAAGTTTGATATGGAAGCCACCACCACACTTCGGTACTGCTGCATATACAGAACTGCGCCCGTTGATAGTGCACTAACAACACAGTGCAGACCAACGTGTGCCTGGCTACATAGAAGGCTACGTGCGACGCTTTTGGCAGGTATGAGAGCCTGCATATACCAACAGCGTGGCGACGACTAAGTGTACCTACAGGCGAGGTGACTATCTTGCCTTTGTGATGCAGACGAAGTGGTCTAACGCGTGAGAAGTGAAGATCACAGAGGTACACCCGAAGCGCCCGGCCGTGTAGTAACGCTCATCGACCGCGCACACTGGGACACGTTGTCAGACCACGTGAGTGAAGCGTCCCCAGCACGCTCCTCGACGCGGAAACAGCTCGTTGACACTTCGCAGCACGAGCCCACCGAGCGCGTCTGGGGCGCCGCCTACCACATCCCAGCGGCCAAAGTGCCAGAGGTCCGCGAGTACCTTGACATCCGTGAAATCAATGGCTACAGCATACAGTTCACGCCCTTCCATCCGGCTGCAGAGTCCACACCTATCCGCTGCCTAGTCTACATAGGACTACCAGAGAACCCGCAGTTCCTTGGTCCGCAAGATCCCGATGCGTTGGCGAAGAAGATTCTGGAAAGCACAGGCCCGAGCGGGGAGAACAGGGAGTATTTATTCAATCTTGAAAAGGCGCTGTTGGGTTTGAGTGAGGAAAGTGGGGATAAACATATCAGCGACCTCGTTGCACGTTGCAGGAAGATCGAGGCTGAGGGGAAAGATGCAGTGGGCGGCAGGTAGTGCGCTTAACTTGAAGCTTACTTGTCTGGGCGAGGGTACTGCAAGTCGTTTGCTCTAATCGAAGGAGCATATGGTAGAAAATACCCCACATAGGCTCGAACTGCCAATCTCCAGATGATAAGTAGTTTGATCGTTTGACTTGATGGTGCCTCGACTAATTAGAACGGTGATACGATCGGTACTGAGAGGGTGAGCGCGAAGCGAGAATGTGTGTGTAACAGCTTGTCTATATTTTGCCAGCTGTGAAGCTTTTGATGTATGGACTCTCTGAAAGCAAAGCAGATCTATGCCCACGCGCCGACTAATGCCATAAGCAGCGCCCCAGCAACGACACTGCCACAAGCTTGCAGTCGCCGCTTGCCCTGTAAAGTGACGTAGCTCTCGTCGCTCAAGAAGTCCTCGGCAAGAAGCTCGACAAGACCAGCGAACAGCAACAGCCCACTCGAGATAGCGTTCATGAAGCCCACCATCAACAAGCCAGTCTGACTGAAAGGGTCGTAGAGTGTATGGATTGCAAGACCAATAGCCTGTCCAACAGGCGTGGTAGTCCCATAGGCCAGCGCCATGAACCAGGGTTTAGGTGAGCCTACAGGAAAGCGAATAGCACTGATGCGAGATCCGAGCGCGAACCCTTCGAATGTCTGATGGAAGGAGATGGCCACGAGAAGCACGATGAAGGACGTCCCAGTTGCAACCGATAGGGCCATACCAATAAAGACGCTGTGGAACAGAATACCCGCCTCAAGAAGCAGGCACTGTAGCAGCAGCTTCTTGTTCTGTGCCTCTGTCTTCTCAGTTGTCTCCGGGGAGGGTTCGCGGGGGTTGGTGTTTGGTTTGCGAGCACTGGGGCGGGACAACAGGCGAGCCTCGTCCTCTGAATCTTCGTCTGCCTCGTGTCGAGCGAGCTCTTCAGGGCTAATGTCGAAATCTGAGTCGTCGTCACTGTCAGCGCCATGCCTAGCAGCATAGCCGTTGGGCGCAGTCGGTGTTGTAGCAGACACAAGCGAAAGCGCCGGCGACTGTCCTCCCATGAGGCCTGAATGTTCAGACGCCTCTACATCATGCAGCACGATGCCGGGGACGTTGGCATTTGGGCCAGCACTATATCGTCCGAAGCTGTGACTTCTCTTGTGGTTCGGCCGAGGGTGCGCGTGATGGGCGTCACGGCCAAGCGTATCGTAGTCGACCGCGTGCGAATGTCCAGCGCCTTTGGAGGCGAAGAACATCTCAATGCCCACGACTACAAAGACGGCTGTCATGGCTATGAGCCCGGGCATGGCCGGGTAGCCTCGGTTCCAAAAGTGTGGAAGACATGGGTCGAGGAGCGACTCGAAAGCGGTGGGCAGGAGGTGGACAAAGGCCGTTGCTATGAGCACGCCGGTGCCAAAGTGTCTCGAGAGGAACAGGAAGCGAGAAGGCACTGGGATACCGGGAAAGCGCTTGACGACGATGGGGAAAGAGCAAGCTGTCGAGGTTCAGTCCTGCAGCCGGTAACATTCACGACCACAACACGCACCTGCCGTACTCAGGGATAGGATAAGGAACAGAGCAAAGACATGGATGCCGGTGTTGTAGTGTTTCTTCCCGCCCTTTGACCCGCACTCGGGCTTCACGACTTCGTCTTGTCGGCGTTGCAGCTCTTTGCGGAGCAGCTCGGTAGTAATGTGCGAGAGGCCTGAACGGACGGGCAGGTCAGTATACGGACGCAACCGCCAACAGCGCCTCCTCGCGCGCGGCGCCAGGTTGTGCGTGCGACTCACCTTCTACAAGGCCATCGCCAGCCGTCATGTCGATGTTGCCAGACCTCCGAAACGCTGGGAAACGCGTCCTGGGCCACGGAGGTGCGAGGTGCTCTTGCCAAGCCTCTTTCCCTTACATAACGTCTGCGCATCCGCTTGTTGTCAACTTTGGAGTCTGTCTTCCCTCCATGCTGCACATGGATTGCAGCGGTAGCGACGCAATCCATGGCGACACAAAATCACTCTTCCCAGATCTGGCGACAACAGCGGGATAAGCGTAGGCATCGTCCCCCTGCAGCAAACCCGTGTGGCAAGCACCAGCGCAACCTCGGTATCTATGTTGAATCGCAAACTCGAAAGCCAAGTACGGCTTCATGTCAGCTTGAGCTGTGATGATGAAATGAACCCGTGGCTCTGGATTGGGTCTTGCAAATCAACCAAGTTGTTGGAGCTTGTCTACATACTCAAGGCCTCCAGAGCCGCCAACACTATTCAGCCTTGCAGCGCCCCACCACACCAATCGCGCGCTCTTGACGACGTAGCACGCCACACAGACGAGATTCCTGCGGCGCTTCCCACAACACGCCCACGATCCGATGTAGAATGGTCCGGTTAGCCTGCACGTCGAACATCTGGAAGGTACCGCTCGTCTCACGAACGAAATACCGAGGTCGAGACTCCTCTGTGCGCATCTGTCTTGAGATTTGCATAATCTAGGCAGCTACCCATACGTCCATGACTCGCCAAACCTGCCATCTCTCGTCGTTATGTACACCATCTGAGGGTACAACGAGACCTGACGAGCATAACTGTGAATAAGTACGGACGGAACGTTCCGAAAGGTCTCAATTCGTCATCAACGGCCCCGTCAGCTCTGAGCTTGCTTCACCAGCTTAACAGCCTCAAACCTTCAAGCACATCCCAGTACGAGGTTGCCGTATCGCGCCGCCGTCTACGAGGAAGTCGAGCGATAACAATAGCGAGCTAGAACTAGTCCCGAGATTTTGGCTCTGATACTGCTGGCTGGCATCTTATCGTTTAGCTACTTTGCTAGCCTTGTTTTGACACAGTATGATGGAGGGCCAAGGGCAGACCGCTAGGGCCACGAGACGCTCTCAAACGAGTGCTCCTACACAGCAAGACTTCCTCTTTGTCAATGCATCTGATGCGAAGATATCCCGCCAAGGCCGTCGCGATGCTCGTTCCTTTGTCATGAAAAAGGCGAGGAGCGAGCGTCTATGGTCCACAAGCACGCAGGCTGCAAGGCACCAAACACGACAGAGTGCAAGCCCACAGAGTGCTAATACACCTACCTCAACGTCAACTCCAAGCACAGCATCATCGAGTCCAAGCGTCGAGTCCAATGGAAACCGCCATCTCCTGGCTTCAGCCCAAGCGGATGTTGGTGTTTTCGAGCAAGGTGTTTGCTCGAGCTGTAAGATCCTTACTGTCCGACACGGTCAGATACTGTGCCCTAGGTGCAACTGGCTGAGACCCACGGGGTTGTTGAGAGAGCCTAATCATGGTTCTTTGGATCCATTTGGAATGTTGCCCGTAAAGATGACCAAGGACGACTATGAACTTATGTACCACTGTAAGTTTAGCCTCCATTCACGTAACATAGCATACTCTCCAGAAAGACCAATACAAGGGTACAATTAAGTAAGAGCAGGCTTCGAGCCTGATCTGACGCAGTGGCTCTCGCACTGAACAGCTGCTAACAGCAATCATGTAGTTATTGGCGAAATGGCTCCCGGTATAATCGGCGTCGACACTCGATGCAGGTCAAATCTGATGAGGTCAGACTGGTTCGCAACAGCGTTGAGTAATGCAGGCTTCATGCACAGTTTGCTCTGTACGGCTGCCTTGCACATGTTCGTTTctggtagaggtagaggcaaCGTCGAAGCAATCTTGCACCATCGCGCAGAAACTATTGTGGCGGTGAACAAGGCCATATCTTCGACGGAAGACCATACCGTTCATTCCTCAGATGAGAACCTCGGCGCTGTATTCAATCTCTTGACCGTAGAAGAAAGCCTGGCGTCGCCCTATTTTAGAGACAAGATACCATGCGACGAGCAGTCGAATGCCACTACGACGCATTTGAACGGCTTGCGCGACATGCTGAGTTTGCGAGGAGGCCTCGGCGCTGTCAATAGAAATCGCATCTTACAGGCCTTTATACTTTGGTAGGTGACACCACACTATGCCACCATGCTCTAAAGCGGAATGGGTTGTGCTTACTGAGCATCAGGCATTCTACAGCTCACGCCAT includes the following:
- a CDS encoding Putative ubiquinone biosynthesis monooxygenase; protein product: MPPRLLLGVPQALSSRSAVVVRARLNRRFASSSANAPEVYDVVCVGGGPAGLSLLAGLKSSPVTRGLKVALIEGQDVQKSRLSKDASLESFSNRCSSLTPASVKNLQEIGAWPHVNTTRVQPYQEMQVWDGVTDARISFDWDTARPLFSPRNPAQPTTIAYMIENTNTVTMLLNRLEELGGVDMFASTKVSSIELGTDMEQMDFASWPILTLSNGKSLAARLLVGADGANSPVRTFAGIESRGFDYNRFGVVASLTIEGQGWGGPDHKIAYQRFLPSGPLALLPLPGNKSTLVWSTTPERAARLKALSPEDFVAMVNAGFRLSPTDLEYLHTLESGQAEEVAWREKHTPVNERGIPMRVTNVEAGTVAGFPLRMRHADTYTGERVALVGDAAHTIHPLAGQGLNQGQGDAAALARTISRAVRTGQDIGSTLALESYNSERYAENNAMLGVCDKLHRLYSVESGPIVGLRSLGLRAVDAMGPLKSFFMSRAAGGS